A genomic stretch from Penicillium digitatum chromosome 4, complete sequence includes:
- a CDS encoding MFS multidrug transporter, putative — protein sequence MDNRNLPQPLIQQLHGDTNTIGENRPKRAAHIDGAQIETWRICFIMAGLWTCLFLSALETTIVSTALQTISSDLQDLSKSTWIVVAYLLTYNGFLILFSKLTDILGQKALLIMAQCIFLVFSMACGAAQTMTQLIIFRALQGIGGSGIYSIVFVIIGKIGTVEKMPIYMGGMTSVFAVASLLGPIIGGAIVDHTTWRWVFFLNGPGVVISLLILVPAIPDLGEKFIEKEKLRRIDVIGGLLSLAWPILLIFALEEGGQAYSWKSSVIIGTLVGSGVGIIIFGIYEHCVQQQAKQEPMLPIGLLKIPALCLKITIMFTMGGCFYAAIILLPQRFQAVDGISAERAGINLLPFTIVSPVFSGLCGVLLAKYQKSAGLVLCIASVFTAVGIAMLGTLSTDTSGLEPKVYGFELILAIGLGLMMPPIFFFIKVEYHDSDLAAIMGAINTARTLGGCVAVAVCSAILHADLKSHLASFLSSSQIEAVLSSTSGSSALTPHDKIKLQRVYGTSYNTQFRALLAFAGLNLLATAVLLFERHRTAGRSKN from the exons ATGGACAATCGCAATCTCCCGCAACCTCTGATTCAACAACTTCATGGGGACACCAACACTATTGGGGAAAATCGGCCCAAGCGAGCGGCTCATATCGATGGCGCCCAAATTGAGACGTGGCGAATTTGCTTCATTATGGCAGG TCTGTGGACTTGCCTCTTTCTTTCCGCACTCGAGACCACGATCGTTTCAACGGCTCTTCAGACAATATCAAGCGATTTGCAGGATCTGTCCAAGTCAACATGGATTGTTGTCGCCTACCTCCTCACCTACAATG GATTCTTAATTCTCTTTTCCAAATTAACCGATATTTTGGGGCAGAAGGCCTTGCTCATTATGGCACAGTGCAtctttcttgtcttttcAATGGCTTGCGGTGCCGCCCAGACAATGACACAGCT CATAATCTTTCGTGCTCTACAGGGAATTGGTGGCTCCGGTATCTACTCGATCGTCTTTGTCATCATTGGCAAAATTGGGACTGTCGAGAAGATGCCAATCTACATGGGAGGGATGACATCTGTCTTTGCTGTAGCGAGTCTCTTAGGTCCGATTATTGGGGGCGCAATCGTTGACCATACTACATGGCGATGGGTCTTCTTCCTGAA CGGCCCTGGAGTTGTGATTTCTCTGTTAATTCTTGTCCCTGCAATTCCGGATCTAGGGGAGAAGTTCATCGAGAAAGAGAAATTGAGGCGCATCGATGTCATCGGTGGCCTTCTGTCTCTCGCTTGGCCTATTCTACTGATCTTCGCACTAGAAGAGGGTGGGCAAGCATACTCATGGAAAAGCAGCGTAATCATTGGGACCCTCGTCGGCAGTGGAGTTGGCATTATTATCTTCGGCATCTATGAACATTGCGTTCAACAACAAGCTAAGCAAGAGCCAATGCTTCCTATCGGTCTTCTCAAGATTCCGGCTCTATGCCTTAAAATCAC GATCATGTTCACGATGGGAGGTTGCTTCTATGCGGCAATAATTCTTCTCCCCCAAAGATTCCAGGCGGTCGATGGAATCTCTGCTGAGAGAGCGGGAATTAATCTCCTTCCTTTCACGATCGTGTCGCCAGTCTTTTCGGGACTTTGCGGTGTTCTTCTTGCCAAATATCAGAAGAGTGCCGGGCTTGTGCTATGTATCGCGTCGGTTTTCACGGCTGTCGGGATAGCCATGCTCGGTACACTCTCGACCGATACTTCTGGCCTGGAACCCAAAGTTTACGGGTTTGAGCTCATCCTAGCTATAGGTCTCGGCCTTATGATGCCACccatctttttctttatCAAAGTCGAATACCACGATTCAGACTTGG CTGCGATTATGGGTGCAATCAACACTGCTCGCACGCTAGGTGGCTGTGTTGCCGTTGCCGTATGCTCTGCCATTCTTCACGCTGATCTGAAATCCCATCTGGCATCCTTCCTCTCCTCGAGTCAGATTGAGGCTGTCCTGAGCTCAACATCTGGCAGCTCAGCCTTGACCCCTCACGACAAGATCAAGCTACAGCGGGTTTATGGTACAAGTTATAATACCCAATTTCGTGCCTTGTTGGCATTTGCAGGGCTCAATCTGCTCGCCACGGCGGTTCTGTTGTTTGAGCGACATAGAACAGCTGGTCGGTCCAAGAACTGA
- a CDS encoding Phosphoserine aminotransferase — MPSRQEVSYFGAGPAPLPTAVVEAGAKAFVNFNDTGLGLGEISHRSPAANKILNDAKANLTALLDIPDNYEVLFMQAGGSGGFSSVVQNLVSVWIERRRRRAEADVKKAQPDAEQAQVDELVFQRLQKEVDAELKLDYLVTGSWSLKASQEASRLIGSKYVNIAVDARKANNGKFGRIPAEDSWSLTPTKKEGGKGSAFVYFCDNETVDGVEFQQFPKSLEAQGQDPEDERLVVADLSSNFISRKVDVSKHAVIFGGAQKNIGVAGITIAIVRKDLLPPHTATPPPALLHRLNLGGLPGPIVLDYATTAKNNSLYNTIPIFNLWIAGQVMADLIAEFGAQKVSGQEEVANKKAQLIYGALDKFPQVYQVVPDVSVRSRMNICFRVSGGDDAKEKEFIAGAEKRLLQGLKGHRSVGGMRASNYNAVPLENVQKLVKYLEDFATAQ; from the exons ATGCCCTCCCGACAAGAAGTTTCCTACTTTGGAGCTGGCCCAGCCCCCCTCCCGACTGCAGTCGTTGAGGCCGGCGCAAAGGCATTCGTCAACTTCAACGACACCGGACTCGGACTTGGCGAGATCTCGCACCGCTCCCCCGCCGCCAACAAGATCCTCAACGATGCTAAAGCAAACCTCACCGCTCTCCTCGATATCCCCGATAACTACGAGGTCCTGTTCATGCAGGCAGGAGGAAGTGGCGGGTTCAGCTCTGTCGTGCAGAACCTGGTCTCCGTCTGGATTGAGCGCCGCCGCCGCAGGGCTGAGGCCGACGTGAAGAAGGCACAGCCCGATGCAGAACAGGCCCAGGTTGACGAATTGGTCTTCCAAAGACTGCAAAAGGAGGTCGATGCGGAGCTGAAGCTGGATTACCTCGTGACTGGATCGTGGTCGCTCAAGGCTTCCCAGGAAGCAAGCAGACTGATCGGCTCGAAATACGTGAATATTGCTGTTGATGCTCGCAAAGCCAACAATGGGAAGTTCGGAAGAATCCCCGCTGAGGATTCTTGGTCCTTGACTCCTACTAAGAAGGAGGGCGGCAAGGGCTCTGCGTTTGTCTACTTCTGCGACAACGAGACCGTCGATGGTGTCGAGTTCCAGCAGTTCCCCAAGTCATTGGAGGCTCAGGGTCAGGATCCTGAAGATGAGCGTCTCGTCGTCGCCGATCTGAGCTCCAACTTCATCAGCCGAAAGGTTGATGTCAGCAAACACGCCGTCATCTTC GGTGGCGCACAGAAGAATATCGGTGTTGCCGGTATCACTATTGCCATCGTTCGCAAGGATCTCCTCCCTCCCCACACTGCGACTCCTCCCCCGGCTCTCCTCCACCGGTTGAACCTCGGCGGTCTCCCCGGCCCAATCGTTCTCGACTATGCAACCACCGCAAAGAACAATTCTCTCTACAACACCATCCCAATCTTCAATCTTTGGATTGCCGGTCAGGTCATGGCCGACCTGATTGCCGAGTTCGGCGCTCAAAAGGTCAGCGGCCAGGAAGAAGTCGCCAACAAGAAGGCGCAGCTCATCTACGGCGCTTTGGACAAGTTCCCACAAGTATACCAGGTTGTTCCTGATGTTAGCGTCCGCAGTCGCATGAACATCTGCTTCCGTGTAAGCGGTGGTGATGATGCAAAGGAGAAAGAGTTCATCGCTGGCGCCGAGAAGCGTCTTCTTCAGGGCCTCAAGGGCCACCGCAGTGTAGGCGGTATGCGCGCCAGCAACTACAATGCGGTTCCCTTAGAGAATGTGCAGAAATTGGTCAAGTACCTTGAGGACTTTGCTACGGCACAGTAG
- a CDS encoding Cytochrome c mitochondrial import factor (Cyc2), putative gives MKNLSSLCCRRSQGLGAVARPIRFASTSATPTSPNFSRSNSRRWLSIVFVGVTAAGAGAYIRSQNTSSATLNPETFTKYSLVSREPVSATSSLFTLRPRKPSDTNYDVYEDAWQTGVWSVMFKQPQLQIGRDYTPLPTTAATSLSVDDENEGCLRFFIRKDPFGEVSRYLHNIDVGADVEMRGPKIECAIPKETEDILFIAGGTGIAPALQAAYSLLNRKHTERRPRIHILWANRLKDDCAGGHSDSLKPQPRRGWFSGWVGSSKSQEATSENAVDVVRTEGTSIIVRELEALKSQYPGQVIVDYYLDEENTFITKEDIRCAIAPASTSDPRESKSKLILVSGPEGFISYMAGSKLWAQGQELQGPLKGVIKELDLKDWGVWKL, from the coding sequence ATGAAAAATTTATCCTCTTTATGCTGTAGACGCAGCCAAGGTCTTGGAGCTGTAGCTCGACCTATACGCTTTGCTTCAACCTCGGCAACCCCAACGTCACCAAACTTCTCCCGCTCCAACTCGCGCCGTTGGCTAAGTATCGTCTTCGTGGGCGTAACAGCAGCAGGTGCTGGCGCCTATATCAGATCTCAAAACACTTCCTCTGCAACTTTGAACCCTGAAACCTTTACCAAATACAGCCTTGTGTCACGCGAGCCAGTGTCAGCAACCAGCAGCCTCTTCACGCTGCGACCACGCAAACCCAGCGACACCAACTACGATGTTTACGAAGACGCATGGCAGACAGGCGTCTGGAGTGTGATGTTCAAGCAACCACAATTACAAATCGGACGAGATTACACCCCGCTACCTACGACGGCGGCGACGTCGCTAAGCGTCGACGACGAGAATGAGGGATGCCTGCGGTTCTTTATTCGGAAGGATCCCTTTGGAGAGGTTTCGCGCTATTTGCATAACATTGACGTAGGCGCTGATGTCGAGATGCGTGGCCCCAAGATCGAGTGCGCGATCCCGAAGGAAACGGAGGACATACTTTTCATTGCTGGAGGGACGGGGATTGCACCAGCTCTTCAGGCTGCGTATTCTCTTTTGAATCGCAAGCACACCGAGCGTCGGCCGAGGATTCACATCTTGTGGGCGAATCGGTTGAAGGATGACTGCGCTGGTGGTCACAGTGACTCGCTGAAGCCGCAGCCACGCCGGGGCTGGTTCTCGGGGTGGGTTGGCTCGTCGAAGAGCCAGGAAGCCACGTCGGAAAATGCTGTGGATGTTGTGCGAACAGAAGGCACCTCTATAATTGTGCGAGAGCTAGAGGCGCTGAAGTCCCAGTATCCCGGGCAGGTCATTGTGGATTACTATCTGGATGAAGAAAACACGTTCATAACAAAGGAGGATATTCGATGTGCTATTGCACCAGCGTCGACAAGCGACCCTCGTGAGAGCAAGAGCAAATTGATTTTGGTTTCCGGTCCTGAGGGGTTCATCAGTTACATGGCTGGGTCCAAGCTGTGGGCGCAAGGTCAGGAACTTCAGGGGCCCCTGAAAGGAGTCATCAAGGAACTGGATCTCAAAGACTGGGGTGTGTGGAAGCTCTGA
- a CDS encoding Amino acid transporter, putative, with translation MSNKYQGNRNGSLTAPRDSLELASLASSSPGSVGGSSRSSSSDGISSSRKLSLEDEDPLTESHTDTEQGTGRHRAQSSYSISSAFDFGRNLFPLSQTQGGYAPLGTPSADRPGFTDGSLERNKTLTYLNGLSLIVGLIIGSGIFSSPSQVNANAGSPGASLIVWAVAGILAWTGAASYAELGGAIPLNGGSQIYLSKIFGELTGFLFAWCAVLVLKPGSAAIISLIFGEYVVRAFVGADVGDINPWINKGVAFGGLVAVTLLNCISTKFATRIGDFFMFFKFIALLGVTVIGIVVAVTGFSAGGNANEEWKTAGWFEGTNTEISDFAVALYAGLWAFDGWDNTNYVTGEFKNPNRDLPRVIHTAMPLVILSYLLANVSYFFVLPHSTIEASNTVAVQFGAKVFGAAGALILALVVSASCFGALNATTFTSGRLVYAAGTEGYLPSIFGRIGLHDSPPQGPPASSRLRRRSWARKLIFRLFGDDSKLGFTPIYAMGFNGALTTIYLVVGEFGTLVTFYGVAGYTFYFLTVLGLIVLRIREPQLGRPYRTWITTPIIFCCVSLFLLSRAVISEPLQTLIVVAFIITGVPVYYWRIYQRDGRIDLPSWKFWKRGS, from the exons ATGTCGAATAAATATCAAGGCAACAGAAATGGCAGCCTCACTGCACCTCGAGATTCACTAGAACTAGCCTCCCTCGCATCCTCATCCCCCGGCTCCGTAGGCGGGTCCTCacgctcctcttcctccgacGGCATCTCCTCATCCCGCAAGCTCTCCCTCGAAGACGAAGATCCTCTCACAGAATCGCATACAGATACCGAACAAGGAACCGGCCGGCATAGAGCTCAGAGCTCATATTCTATATCCTCAGCATTCGATTTCGGGCGCAATCTATTCCCGCTATCGCAAACACAAGGTGGCTACGCGCCCCTAGGTACTCCGTCCGCAGACAGGCCTGGGTTCACCGATGGATCGCTGGAGCGGAATAAAACATTGACATACCTGAATGGGCTGTCACTAATTGTTGGGCTGATAATTGGATCTGGTATCTTCTCGTCGCCGAGCCAAGTCAATGCCAACGCGGGGTCGCCGGGTGCCTCGCTCATCGTTTGGGCTGTGGCTGGTATATTGGCCTGGACGGGCGCTGCTAGCTATGCAGAGCTAGGAGGAGCAATTCCCTTGAACGGAGGCTCGCAAATCTATCTGTCCAAGATTTTTGGAGAGCTAACAGGTTTCCTTTTTGCATGGTGCGCCGTGTTAGTGTTGAAACCTGGGTCTGCCGCGATCATCTCTCTTATCTTTGGCGAATATGTCGTTCGTGCATTTGTGGGCGCTGATGTGGGCGATATCAACCCTTGGATCAACAAGGGTGTTGCATTTGGAGGACTTGTGGCAGTGACTCTGCTCAACTGCATCTCTACCAAGTTCGCTACCCGCATTGGGGATTTCTTTATGTTCTTCAAGTTCATTGCTCTGCTAGGAGTGACAGTCATCGGCATTGTAGTTGCTGTGACTGGCTTCTCAGCTGGAGGAAACGCAAATGAAGAATGGAAGACGGCAGGATGGTTCGAGGGAACCAACACCGAGATCTCCGATTTTGCAGTGGCCCTGTATGCAGGTCTGTGGGCATTTGACGGCTGGGACAAT ACCAACTACGTGACGGGCGAATTCAAGAACCCTAACCGCGACCTGCCTCGGGTCATCCACACGGCGATGCCCCTGGTCATCCTGTCCTATCTGCTCGCCAATGTCTCGTATTTCTTCGTTCTCCCTCACTCCACCATTGAAGCAAGTAACACCGTCGCCGTTCAATTCGGTGCCAAAGTATTCGGCGCCGCCGGAGCCCTGATTCTAGCTCTCGTCGTCTCAGCCAGCTGCTTCGGAGCACTCAACGCAACCACCTTCACAAGCGGCCGACTAGTCTATGCAGCCGGCACGGAAGGCTATCTCCCTTCAATTTTCGGCCGTATCGGTCTTCACGACTCCCCACCGCAAGGCCCGCCAGCAAGCAGCCGACTACGTCGCCGCTCCTGGGCCCGCAAGTTGATCTTCCGTCTCTTCGGCGATGACTCCAAACTCGGCTTCACGCCAATCTACGCCATGGGCTTTAACGGCGCTCTTACTACCATCTACCTCGTCGTCGGCGAGTTCGGCACCCTCGTCACTTTCTACGGTGTAGCCGGATACACCTTCTACTTCCTCACCGTGCTCGGCCTGATCGTTCTCCGTATCCGTGAACCCCAGTTAGGACGTCCCTACCGCACCTGGATCACCACTCCCATCATCTTCTGCTGCGTGAGCCTGTTCCTTCTTAGTCGAGCTGTCATCTCCGAGCCCCTGCAAACCCTCATCGTCGTCGCGTTCATCATCACTGGTGTACCTGTCTACTACTGGCGTATTTACCAGCGAGATGGTCGGATCGATCTTCCCAGCTGGAAATTCTGGAAGCGCGGTTCCTGA
- a CDS encoding Putative intracellular invertase produces MSWGHATSPDLVSWKTSIDPILTPSAEYDRLGVFTGCLQPTDISGQPGALTIIYTSVRHLPIHYTLPYTLGSETLSLAVSQDGGETWERQNCNPVLTGPPSHLDVTGWRDPWITTWADGPLSTHTPSTLYGFISGGICKKTPTVFVYTVQATDLTKWDFIGPLIDVGLNLRPSRWSGDYGVNWEVVNLMTLTNDTGTSRDFIIMGAEGCVPLDASNQDGAQEARRRRAARSQLWMSIKSNGVKKATVKDSPLASYAFSGIFDHGCYYAANSFYDPQTSQHIVYGWITEEDLSDSLRHRQGFSGLVSLPRVVGLMTLKNVKKARTCRLSSITSIDAVPDAPGTGTSTIYTMKISPDSRLQQLRRNARESQLADIALSTSPSQTATLWGTSKWEIDAEFSVGQSCARVGIKIPHTSDGQNCTTLSWHPRSETFEVHRPMIGNIDVNHGYETAPHTLFTSLNQRGEEVEETLRVHAYFDSSVLEVFVNDRTVITTRIYYPEDHCFEPLFFAEPEAEDYEQPAAVLVQASIWDGLGV; encoded by the exons ATGTCCTGGGGCCATGCTACATCCCCGGACCTGGTGTCATGGAAGACTTCCATCGATCCCATTTTGACACCTTCCGCTGAATATGATCGCCTCGGAGTCTTTACAGGATGTCTACAGCCAACCGATATTTCCGGACAACCAGGAGCTCTCACAATCATCTACACCTCCGTTAGACATCTCCCGATACATTATACCCTACCATACACACTCGGAAGTGAGACTCTCAGTTTAGCTGTCTCACAAGATGGCGGCGAGACCTGGGAACGCCAGAACTGCAATCCAGTACTCACTGGCCCGCCTTCTCATCTTGACGTGACAGGTTGGAGAGATCCTTGGATCACAACTTGGGCCGATGGACCTCTCTCCACACACACACCGTCAACACTATATGGCTTTATATCCGGAGGAATTTGCAAGAAAACACCAACAGTCTTTGTCTATACCGTCCAAGCAACAGATCTCACCAAGTGGGATTTCATTGGCCCCTTGATCGACGTCGGTCTCAACCTACGACCATCTCGCTGGTCTGGCGACTACGGCGTGAACTGGGAGGTTGTTAATTTGATGACCCTGACCAATGACACCGGCACGTCTCGGGACTTCATCATTATGGGAGCCGAAGGCTGTGTGCCGTTGGATGCTTCAAATCAAGACGGAGCCCAAGAAGCACGTCGGAGACGGGCAGCGCGAAGCCAGCTCTGGATGTCCATCAAATCCAACGGAGTAAAGAAGGCTACTGTCAAAGACAGTCCTTTAGCCTCTTATGCATTCTCTGGCATCTTCGACCACGGCTGCTACTATGCAGCCAACTCGTTCTACGACCCTCAAACTTCGCAACATATCGTCTATGGCTGGATTACGGAAGAGGACCTGTCCGATTCCCTGCGTCATCGCCAAGGATTCAGCGGCTTGGTTTCACTTCCTCGTGTGGTGGGATTGATGACATTGAAAAATGTCAAGAAGGCACGAACCTGCCGGTTGAGTTCGATCACTTCAATTGACGCAGTCCCCGATGCACCAGGCACTGGTACCTCCACGATTTATACCATGAAGATCAGCCCAGATAGCCGACTACAGCAGCTGAGACGAAATGCCCGGGAGAGCCAGCTCGCTGACATTGCCCTGTCGACGTCACCTTCACAAACTGCTACGCTTTGGGGGACATCTAAATGGGAAATCGATGCCGAATTTTCCGTTGGCCAATCTTGTGCCCGTGTGGGGATCAAGATTCCACACACTTCTG ATGGTCAAAACTGCACGACCCTTTCCTGGCATCCACGAAGTGAGACCTTCGAAGTCCATCGACCAATGATAGGCAACATCGATGTAAATCACGGCTATGAAACTGCTCCGCACACGCTATTTACTTCCTTGAATCAGCGTGGCGAAGAGGTCGAAGAGACGCTTCGAGTACACGCCTACTTTGACTCAAGTGTGCTAGAAGTGTTTGTCAATGATAGAACGGTCATCACCACACGAATCTACTACCCAGAAGATCATTGCTTCGAACCACTGTTCTTCGCAGAGCCTGAAGCCGAAGATTATGAACAGCCAGCTGCGGTTCTCGTACAAGCATCTATTTGGGATGGTCTTGGAGTATGA
- a CDS encoding Sugar/inositol transporter produces MSCKCDSTETTHVDYPDLESRRKSQAINVQLIFACTVFGAASFLFGFDDKIISPVAALPDFVEKFQGPNPVTGKYVLTARNQNLVFSLPLVGSVIGGLLASPMNFHFGRKWPLIVAYIISIGGGLLQVFAPNLGAFVGGRSINSVALGIISATAPLYISEVVPASIRGRCVSSMNILNLMAGVVGTAVVFRTEKIHGNLSYQIPMAVQCALPVLLLFLTVTLPESPQWLTGKGNIADARHSLRRLRGFSDDEVEDELHLMRLSEENERQLHAQTKFWHIFQRQHLKRTLTAGSIFSLNQISGVILSTTYTTVFLTALGIADPFVLTIISSGCTLAGTIAAPFVIDRAGRRPTAFVGMGILFVIDAVAGGLAFNRGNKKATIGIAALSFVFNFFWAASFFSLSNLMPSEMATPKLRHHTMAYTIACAQTTAVITTLAVPQLTSADAANLGAKTYLIFAGCMAAIIVFFYFFMPETRGRTFSEIDEMYAAKIPMWKWRSYETSLELRSRSSKRLA; encoded by the exons ATGTCTTGCAAGTGTGATTCAACTGAAACAACACATGTCGATTACCCGGACTTGGAGTCGCGTCGAAAGTCCCAAGCCATCAATGTCCAATTAATATTCGCGTGTACAGTATTTGGTGCCGCTTCATTCTTGTTCGGATTCGACGACAAAATCATTTCTCCAGTTGCTGCATTGCCGGATTTT GTTGAGAAATTCCAAGGACCTAACCCAGTCACGGGGAAGTATGTCCTCACGGCTCGCAATCAAAATCTGgtcttctctcttccatTGGTGGGCTCCGTGATTGGAGGTCTGCTTGCTTCGCCAATGAACTTCCACTTTGGTCGCAAATGGCCGTTGATTGTTGCATATATCATCTCTATAGGTGGCGGATTGCTACAGGTCTTTGCGCCAAATTTGGGGGCCTTTGTGGGAGGTCGGTCGATCAATTCGGTTGCCTTGGGTATCATAAGTGCAACTGCTCCTTTATATATCTCCGAG GTGGTTCCCGCCTCTATACGTGGAAGATGTGTCAGTTCAATGAACATCTTGAATCTAATGGCCGGCGTGGTAGGGACCGCTGTGGTCTTCAGAACGGAAAAGATCCATGGGAACCTATCGTACCAGATCCCAATGGCTGTACAGTGTGCCCTACCTGtgcttctcctcttcctgaCAGTGACCCTCCCAGAAAGCCCACAATGGCTGACTGGGAAGGGAAATATAGCAGACGCTCGACACAGCCTACGGAGATTGCGTGGATTCAGCGACGACgaggttgaagatgaacTTCATCTCATGAGGCTGTCTGAAGAAAATGAGCGCCAATTACACGCTCAGACTAAGTTCTGGCACATCTTCCAGCGACAACACCTCAAGCGTACCCTGACTGCGGGCTCGATCTTCTCTCTTAATCAAATATCAGGTGTCATTCTTTCAACGACATACACAACCGTCTTCCTCACAGCGCTGGGTATTGCAGACCCCTTCGTCCTGACAATCATTTCATCCGGTTGCACATTAGCCGGTACCATTGCCGCACCCTTTGTCATCGATCGTGCCGGTCGACGTCCCACAGCATTCGTCGGAATGGGGATTCTATTCGTAATTGACGCCGTGGCCGGTGGCTTAGCCTTCAATAGAGGCAACAAGAAAGCCACGATAGGTATCGCGGCGTTGTCCTTTGTATTCAATTTCTTTTGGGCAGCTTCGTTTTTCTCGCTGTCGAACCTCATGCCCTCCGAAATGGCAACTCCGAAACTCCGCCACCACACCATGGCCTACACGATTGCCTGTGCACAAACCACCGCCGTTATCACCACTCTCGCTGTTCCGCAGCTGACTTCGGCGGATGCGGCAAATCTTGGCGCGAAGACGTATCTCATCTTTGCTGGATGCATGGCTGCCATCATTGTCTTTTTCTACTTCTTCATGCCGGAGACACGTGGTCGGACTTTTTCTGAGATCGATGAGATGTACGCGGCTAAGATCCCCATGTGGAAGTGGAGGTCGTATGAGACTTCATTGGAGCTGAGGTCCCGTTCGTCAAAACGTTTGGCGTGA